Genomic window (Bacteroidota bacterium):
CTTTAGAGTGGTTAGGAGCTGAATTTGCCGATGTTGATTTAAGCTTCCTTAGCTTTATCATGTTTATTGCTGTAATTGCTTCTATGGTTCAGTTAGTGGAGATGGTTGTAGAGAAATTTGCACCTGCTCTTTATGCGTCATTAGGTATTTTCTTACCACTTATCGCTGTAAACTGTGCTATCCTTGGGGGATCATTATTTATGCAAAACAAAAACTTCATCAATGTTGGTGAAGCTGTTGTATATGGACTTGGATCGGGAATTGGTTGGTTGATGGCAATTGTTGCCTTGGCTGCTATTCGCGAAAAAGTTCGTTATTCTCACGTTCCTGCTCCATTGCGAGGTTTAGGTATTACTTTCATCATCACAGGATTGATGGGTATTGCCTTTATGGGATTCATGGGTATCAAATTGTAATAATTAATCAATTGTGCTGACCTTTGTCAGCACTGATGAAAAAAACGAAATTAATATGTTTTTATTTGCATCATTAACAATTGGTACCAGTATTGTAGTATTTGCCATCCTTATTATTTTGTTGGTATCTATACTACTTACTGCAAAAGCAAAATTGGCACCCTCTGGACCTGTAAAACTTACTATAAACGGTAAGAAGGAACTAGAGGTGGAGTCAGGTGCTACGCTATTGCAGACACTTGGTAACAATAAAATCTTCCTTCCATCAGCATGTGGAGGTGGAGGTACTTGTGGAATGTGTACTTGTCAGGTAAACGAAGGAGGTGGAGGAATCCTACCAACTGAAGAGCCTTACTTTACACGTAGAGAAGTACAAGATAACTGGCGTTTAGGATGTCAGGTGAAGGTTAAGCAGGATATGGATATTTCTATACCTGAAGAAATCTTCGGAATTAAGAAATGGGAGTGTGAGGTAGTTTCAAACTACAACGTATCTACATTCATTAAAGCATTTGTTGTTCGCCTTCCTGAAGGGGAGACAATGGACTTCAAAGCCGGTGGATATATCCAAATTGATGTTCCGAAAATTACTATCGATTATAGTAAAGATTTCGATATTTCTCCAGAACCAAATGATCCTGCAGGACCGGATAAGTTCAAGGAAGATTTCGATAAATTCAACCTTTGGAAACTGAAAATGGTGAACGATGAGCCAATTTATAGAGCATACTCTATGGCAAATGCACCATACGAAGGAAATATAGTAATGTTGACTATACGTATCGCTACTCCGCCATGGGATAGAGAGAAAAACGATTGGATGGATGTAAATCCTGGTATTTGTTCTTCTTATATCTGGGCTCAAAAGCCGGGTGATAAAGTGACGGTTTCAGGTCCTTATGGTGAATTCTTTATTCAGGATACCGGAGCAGAGATGATCTACATCGGTGGTGGAGCAGGTATGGCGCCAATGCGATCTCACTTATTCCACTTATTCCACACCTTGAAGACTGACCGTAAAGTTACATACTGGTACGGTGCCCGTTCGAAACGTGAAATCTTCTTTGAAAGTGACTTTAGAGAAATCGAAAAGAATTTCCCTAACTTCCAGTTCAACATTGTTCTTTCTGAGCCAATGGAAGAGGATAATTGGGTAGCCAAAAAATCATTAGATGATAAAGAAGGTGATGGATTCTTAGGATTTGTTCACCAGGCTGTAATCGATCAGCAGTTGAGTAAGCACGAATCACCGGAAGATATAGAATTCTATTTCTGTGGACCTCCTATGATGAATAATGCAGTTGTGCAAATGACTGACGATTGGGGAATACCGCCTGAGAATGTTCATTTTGATGATTTCGGTGGATAAGAAATCCGTTAGAAGTCAGGAGACAGAAGTCGGAAGTAACTTTCTGTATTCGGTCTTCAGATAAAAAAATAAACCTCTGCTAAATTAAGTTTTGGCGGAGGTTTTTTGTTTGTATCATTTATAATTTGAGTTTAACGTAAAAGAAAACAGAAGATTTTTACCTTAATTGAGAATGAAAATTTCAGCATCTTGGCTCAGTCTAGACGGCTAAATTGTAAGGTGGAAATATTCATTTTATTACGGTAGATTCAATTTGTAAATGTTTTAATTACTCCAATTATAATTTACAGTATTAAACATCTCTTCATAACAGTTAATGTTTTCAGAGAATTTTATCATTTCATCATGAGTGAAGTTAATTTCATCATGACTGCTATACTCCCAAAAATCTACTCCTTTTGCAAATACAAATAGACCTTTATCCCGGTTAGTGTCTATAAACGGATTGTTTTTGTCATAATCGTTTACATAAGTGCAATTATTGTCGAGCAGGACCCATTTGTTATTGACGAATATTTCAGACATAACATGACCTGCAAAATATTGAGCAGTACCTTCATTGTAGTCGTATCCCCATTGTACGTCGGAAGTTTCGATCATTACTGCCGGAAAACCAAATTCGCGTAAAATACTTGAAATAATTAAAGCAGCCGAATGGCAACCGTAGAAAGTTTTAATCTCGAAGTGTTCATCTACGGTTAATTTTCCGACCATATTTCCACCGGCATTTTCGAATGTAAAGTTCTGGTTTACCCAGTGACATACTTGTAAAATACCGTCAATATTTTTTTCGGGAGTACCAATTGCATCACGTACTTCTTCGAGATGGCTGTCGCTTAAATCAGATTGTTCACCGGGGGTAAGGTATTTATCAGGGGAATCATAATCTATGCCGAAGGAAAAATCGATGGAGTTAAGATAGTTTACACATGGATCGGGAATCTCCTTTTCATCATCTTTTGAACATGATGTGAAAAATATAGGAATTGAAATTAGCAATATGAAAATCTTTAATGTTCTCATAACAATTTGATTTTAGCATAATTACTGAGAGTAAAGTTACAAAATAAGAGCGTGTTTATCTGTTTTTTACCGAAGATTGACACTCTATTATTTTGTACTTAACAACGATAATAAAACGTACATTTATCCAACCGAAAAACAAGTATGGCAAATAATAAACATCTCAAAGATTCATCAGTATCCAAGGGCCTTTTTGTGTTAGGAGGACTTGGAGTAATTTCCATGATTTCCGAAGGGCTGTATGGAGTACTTGATAAATACTTTGTTTCCACTCTTGGTATTGAAGAAGTGCAGGCTGTATCATTAGTGTTTGGTATTACTTTTCTGATTATAGCCATTGCAATGTGGCTGAGCATTGGAGGAATGGTATCTGTATCAACAGCAAATGGCAGAAAAGACAGCGAAGCGGTCAGGCGCAGCGCTGTTACTATACTTGGAATGGCTATACTGGGCGGTGCCGTACTGAATTTTGTCTTATATTATTTTAGCAATGAGTTACTTTCAATTTTTACATTAAGTCCGACAAGTAAAATCACAGAGGCCGTTATATTCAAAGCAAATGAATATCTGCAGGTATTTAGTTTTGCATCAATTCCAATGGTATTTATGCTGAGTCTGGTATTTGTATTGCGTAGTTTGGGTTATTCGGCGATGCCAACAATAGCTACAATTATGTCGGCAGTTATCAATGGCAGTTTCGATTATTATATAGTTACATTTACAGAGGTTGGAATAAAAGGTATTGCTTTAGCTACGGTTACCGGCTTTACAGTATCATCTGTATTTCTGTTATTCGTATTTTATAAAAACTGGAATAAGACTAAACAGGAAGATACTAAAGTTTTTTACGAATATTTTTCAATTCATGCAGCAAAAGAAGTATTAAGTTTCGGACTGCCGAGTCTAGGAAAACAAATTGCAACATTCGCAGCTATTACTATATTCAACCTATTTGCAACTGAGGTTTCCGATGATATGGTTGCCGGTTGGGGTGTGTCGAACGATATTTTTACGCTGGCACTTTATATATCCTACGGGTTGAATGTGGGAATGATGCCAATGCTTGGTAATAGTTATGGAGCAGGAGATAATAAACGCAGTTTGGAGATAATTAACACTACTCTGATAGCTTCAACTGCCATATTTTTAACGTATAGCGTAGTTGTTTATACTTTCGCATACGAAATAATGGGAATCTATTTCACAAATACGGAAACAATAGAAGTTGGGGTATCTGTATTGCGACTCGTGGCATTTTCATTTCCAACTGTTGCATTTGTGATGCATGGTAGTAATGCCATGCAGGTTTTAAATAAAAAAACGGCTTCATTGGTAGTTGGTATTAGTCGTCAGTTAATATTTTTCGTTCCTTTTGTAGGAGGGATTTTTCTTCTTAACAAGTTAACCGGTAGTAGTATTAATATTGTATTAGGGCAGGTACTTGCTGATTTTATGGCATTTTTTATAATGATATATTTTTATAAAACAATAATCAAAGAGAAGCTTTATATGAAAACCCCATCTCGGCTAAGCCGAGACCAACAGTTATGATTAAATTTTGGGATTCCACCTGCCTGCTTGATGTAGTCAGGCAGGTATGACCTTAATATAAAATTTAAACATATGAAGTAGGAGAGAGATGTCTGCTCGGTTCATTTTCTATTATTAATAAATAAAATTAGGGCTTCTATCAATTAAGTTTTGATGGAACTTTTTTGTGTCTATCAGTCTAAAAGTAGTGTTGATGGAATTAAATAAAGTATTTCTATTTTGCTTAGATATAATTTGTAATTTCGCGCCCGGTTAAAAAACACATAAGTGGCTGTACGTTAATAATATGACAGGAGTATGGGTACAAGTAAATATAGAAAGAATATACATGAAGCGCATAAACGAATACAAGAAACTTTTTGAAGTAGAGAATGATATAGATTTAAAAGATCTTAAGAAAAAATATAGAAATCTTGTAAAAGAGTGGCATCCTGATAAATTCTCTCAAGGTGGAGAGGAAGCTACTGCAGCGGAGATTAAGAGTAAACAAATCATTGATGGATACCATTTTTTGGTAAGTATTGCACCCGAAACAAAAGCATCTAATTTAAGTGAGTACACGGCAACAATAAATGAGTCTGGTATTGCAGATTTTCAGCATAAAGGTCTTTTGCTTGAAGTTACGTTTATGGATGGATCAACATATGAGTACTTTGGTGTTAACCGTGGTTTATTTCAAAAGTTAATTAACTCTGATAAGCAAGTACGTTTTGCAAAGAGAAATATATTCAATTCTTTTTTATACAGAAAGTCTAAGAAAGGTAGTTTAGTAGCTTAATATAACTGCATAGAGCTAATAGTTGATTAATAAACTTTACATTTGTAGTTGAAATTTTAAAAATAGAACATCGTGCTTTTCGAAGAATTAAATATAACAACACCATTACTTAATGCCCTTAACGATTTGGGTTATAAGGAAGCTACTCCTATTCAGGAGAAGTCATATTCTGTAGTGATGTCGGGTAGAGACATGGTTGGTGTAGCGCAAACAGGTACCGGTAAAACTTTTGCATATCTATTGCCTATATTGCGCAATATTAAATTTTCGAAAGAAAAACACCCACGACCAAAAGTATTGATTGTTCAGCCTACACGTGAACTTGTTATTCAGCTTGTTGAGGAACTGGAAAAGCTAACGGAATATATGAATATTCGTTTTGCCGGAATTTATGGTGGAGCAAATATTAATAAGCAAAAAGATATTGTATATAACGGTTTAGATATTTTGGTGTCTACTCCCGGTCGTTTGGTAGATATGACATCTTCGGGTGTTTTACGTTTGGTGGATGTGCAAAAATTTGTTTTAGACGAGGTAGACGAAATGCTGAATTCCGGATTTAGGTCACAGCTTACAAGTATTTTGGATGTTCTACCGAAACGACGTCAAAACATAATGTTTTCTGCAACCTTAAATAGAGATGTAGATAATCTAATTCAGGAATATTTCAATGACCCTATAAGAGTTGAAGTTGCCCGTCATGGTACTCCTCTCGAAAAAATTGAGCAAAGTTCATATCACATACCTAACTATTATACTAAAGTTAACCTTCTAAAGTTGCTTTTGCATGACAGAGATGAGTATAAGAAGGTACTTGTGTTTGTTGCCCGTAAAAAATGGGCAGATAGATTGTACAATCTGATTTTAGATGATTTTGAGGAAGAAATGGATGTTCTTCACTCAAATAAATCACAAAACTACAGGATTCAGGCTTTAGATAAATTTGCTAAAGGCGAACTTAGAATTCTGTTAGCAACAGATGTTATAGCCCGAGGAATTGATGTTTCGGATGTAACACATGTTATCAGTTTTGATACTCCTGATTTTCCCGAAAATTACATTCACAGAATTGGGAGAACAGGTAGGGCAGAAAAATCGGGAAAATCAATCGCTTTTATATCGAAGGTAGAGAAGGAATATCTGGAAGATATCGAAGAGATGATGAATATGAAGATACCTAAATTAGACTTGCCTGAAGATCTAGAGATATCGGAGTATTTGTTGGAAATGGAAAAAGATAAAACCAATCAGAAAAATATCTTAATTAAAATAAAGGACAGGGAAGGTAGAGGAGAAGCTTTTCACGAGAAAAAAGATAAAAATAAAAAAGAGAATTTAGGTGGTCCGGGAAGACGAAACCCCAAAAAGGACAAGCCTTTTAACAGGGCTGCCAGAAGGCGTAAATCTAAAAAGAAATAACATAAAAAAAGTCAATCCACATTCCGGATTGACTTTTTTTATGTTTGATAATGAGGTCTGGATTTGAATTAAAACTCCTGTGAAATCTCGTTTTTTAATTTCGCTAAAGCCAATTTAATAGGATTATCATGATCCTCTTCTCCTGTGAACAAAATATGTTGGTAATCCATAACTCCTTGCCCTTCTTCAAGTTTTTGATGAGTGAAGTTTACAGCCACGATAGTAGCGTTTTTCGCAGTTTCAATCATTTTCCAAAGTTGTGGAGTCACATATACCTGCTGCGAAATATTGTGATCAAATTCATCGTTGATCTGTTTTATAAGAACGTTTTTGTATAACTCTGTTGAATCGATGTTCGCAGGCATTCTTCTTGCTAAGCTTACTAAAGAAATACGTTCTAACAGTAAAGTAAGTCTTTCGTAGGCCTGAAGCCTTATCGGTAGAGATTCTTTTACTTTCGACAGCTTTAATTCGTGGAAACGTTTTAGATTTTCCTCTTTAAAAAATATTTTCAGAAAATACATTGCTATAACTCCAACAACCACTGATGGAATTATATATTTTAAAAATTCTATTATTACATCCATTGAATATTATTATAAGTAGTTCATAAGTGATGCTGCCAAATGTAACAGGAAAAAGACAAAAGAAAAAAGATAAAAAGAAAAAAGATAAAAAGACAAAGGAAAAAAGATAAAAGAAAAAGGAAAAAAGGTGCCGGGAGTTGGAAGTCGGAGCAGCAACCAGTTATGAGTTTAAAGTACTTATAAGTCCATATAAGTTATGAGTTCAAATACCAAACCTGCAACCCTTGCCCTGAGCGAAGCAATAGCGTAGTCGAAGGGGGTAACCTACAACCAGTCATTCGACAAGCCCAGGAACCGGTAACCAGCAACAAGTAAACAGTAACTGATAAACACTATATTACTCATAATAAAAATTCTTCTCATAAAGATATTTCCCTTATTTTTGGCAGCATATAAAATTGATTGTTTTGGCAGATTATTTAAATACATTGAATGAGGCTCAGCGTGTGGCTGTAGAGAATTTAGAAGGTCCTATGTTGGTGATTGCCGGTGCAGGTTCCGGCAAAACAAGGGTGTTGACTTATAGAATTGTACACCTGATAAATAACGGTGTAGACCCCTTTAATATTCTCTCTCTCACCTTTACTAATAAGGCTGCCAAAGAGATGCAGGTAAGAATATCTGCTCAGGTAGGAAGTTCAGAGGCTAAGAATCTCTGGATGGGAACTTTTCACTCTATTTTTGCCCGAATTTTAAGATCCGAAGGACACAGGTTGGGGTATCCGTCAAACTTTACAATCTACGATGCTCAG
Coding sequences:
- a CDS encoding MATE family efflux transporter, which gives rise to MANNKHLKDSSVSKGLFVLGGLGVISMISEGLYGVLDKYFVSTLGIEEVQAVSLVFGITFLIIAIAMWLSIGGMVSVSTANGRKDSEAVRRSAVTILGMAILGGAVLNFVLYYFSNELLSIFTLSPTSKITEAVIFKANEYLQVFSFASIPMVFMLSLVFVLRSLGYSAMPTIATIMSAVINGSFDYYIVTFTEVGIKGIALATVTGFTVSSVFLLFVFYKNWNKTKQEDTKVFYEYFSIHAAKEVLSFGLPSLGKQIATFAAITIFNLFATEVSDDMVAGWGVSNDIFTLALYISYGLNVGMMPMLGNSYGAGDNKRSLEIINTTLIASTAIFLTYSVVVYTFAYEIMGIYFTNTETIEVGVSVLRLVAFSFPTVAFVMHGSNAMQVLNKKTASLVVGISRQLIFFVPFVGGIFLLNKLTGSSINIVLGQVLADFMAFFIMIYFYKTIIKEKLYMKTPSRLSRDQQL
- a CDS encoding DEAD/DEAH box helicase; protein product: MLFEELNITTPLLNALNDLGYKEATPIQEKSYSVVMSGRDMVGVAQTGTGKTFAYLLPILRNIKFSKEKHPRPKVLIVQPTRELVIQLVEELEKLTEYMNIRFAGIYGGANINKQKDIVYNGLDILVSTPGRLVDMTSSGVLRLVDVQKFVLDEVDEMLNSGFRSQLTSILDVLPKRRQNIMFSATLNRDVDNLIQEYFNDPIRVEVARHGTPLEKIEQSSYHIPNYYTKVNLLKLLLHDRDEYKKVLVFVARKKWADRLYNLILDDFEEEMDVLHSNKSQNYRIQALDKFAKGELRILLATDVIARGIDVSDVTHVISFDTPDFPENYIHRIGRTGRAEKSGKSIAFISKVEKEYLEDIEEMMNMKIPKLDLPEDLEISEYLLEMEKDKTNQKNILIKIKDREGRGEAFHEKKDKNKKENLGGPGRRNPKKDKPFNRAARRRKSKKK
- the nqrF gene encoding NADH:ubiquinone reductase (Na(+)-transporting) subunit F — protein: MFLFASLTIGTSIVVFAILIILLVSILLTAKAKLAPSGPVKLTINGKKELEVESGATLLQTLGNNKIFLPSACGGGGTCGMCTCQVNEGGGGILPTEEPYFTRREVQDNWRLGCQVKVKQDMDISIPEEIFGIKKWECEVVSNYNVSTFIKAFVVRLPEGETMDFKAGGYIQIDVPKITIDYSKDFDISPEPNDPAGPDKFKEDFDKFNLWKLKMVNDEPIYRAYSMANAPYEGNIVMLTIRIATPPWDREKNDWMDVNPGICSSYIWAQKPGDKVTVSGPYGEFFIQDTGAEMIYIGGGAGMAPMRSHLFHLFHTLKTDRKVTYWYGARSKREIFFESDFREIEKNFPNFQFNIVLSEPMEEDNWVAKKSLDDKEGDGFLGFVHQAVIDQQLSKHESPEDIEFYFCGPPMMNNAVVQMTDDWGIPPENVHFDDFGG
- a CDS encoding KTSC domain-containing protein, which produces MKRINEYKKLFEVENDIDLKDLKKKYRNLVKEWHPDKFSQGGEEATAAEIKSKQIIDGYHFLVSIAPETKASNLSEYTATINESGIADFQHKGLLLEVTFMDGSTYEYFGVNRGLFQKLINSDKQVRFAKRNIFNSFLYRKSKKGSLVA
- the nqrE gene encoding NADH:ubiquinone reductase (Na(+)-transporting) subunit E, whose amino-acid sequence is MELVNLFIKSMFVENMVFAFFLGMCSYLAVSKKVTTAVGLGFAVIFVLVITLPVNFLLENYVLKPGALEWLGAEFADVDLSFLSFIMFIAVIASMVQLVEMVVEKFAPALYASLGIFLPLIAVNCAILGGSLFMQNKNFINVGEAVVYGLGSGIGWLMAIVALAAIREKVRYSHVPAPLRGLGITFIITGLMGIAFMGFMGIKL